Proteins encoded together in one Streptomyces sp. B1I3 window:
- a CDS encoding ABC transporter permease, with protein MLNFIARRTASGVLLLAVISFLSYVLLSVPDVDVGRQLLGQGADQAAVHAKNASLGLDRPVLAQYTDWLSHAVRGDLGTSWFTSEDVGAAVAGRLPVTASLMLGVTLVTTALSFLLGVWAGVRRGAVDRFVQVLGVVGYALPGFLVTLVIVLVFAVRLRWFPAIGYTAFTESPSGWLSTITLPVLSLSVASVAGVSQQVRGAVIDVLRQDYIRTLRARGLPMSRIVFRHVLRNASAPALSVLGMQFVGLLGGAVLVEQIFGLPGIGSMTVSYTARGDIPVIMALVMLTVVGVVLINLLVDVMIGWLNPKARVA; from the coding sequence ATGCTGAACTTCATCGCCCGCAGGACCGCGTCGGGGGTCCTCCTCCTGGCCGTCATCTCCTTCCTCTCCTATGTGCTGCTGTCCGTCCCGGACGTGGACGTCGGCCGGCAACTCCTCGGCCAGGGCGCCGACCAGGCCGCCGTGCACGCCAAGAACGCCTCCCTCGGCCTGGACCGGCCGGTCCTCGCCCAGTACACGGACTGGCTGTCCCACGCCGTACGCGGCGACCTCGGCACCTCCTGGTTCACCAGCGAGGACGTGGGCGCCGCGGTCGCCGGGAGGCTGCCGGTCACCGCGAGCCTGATGCTCGGCGTCACTCTCGTCACCACCGCGCTGTCCTTCCTCCTCGGCGTCTGGGCGGGGGTGCGGCGCGGCGCCGTGGACCGCTTCGTGCAGGTCCTGGGAGTCGTCGGCTACGCGCTCCCCGGTTTCCTGGTGACCCTGGTCATCGTGCTGGTCTTCGCGGTCCGCCTGCGGTGGTTCCCGGCCATCGGGTACACCGCCTTCACCGAGTCGCCGAGCGGCTGGCTGTCCACCATCACCCTGCCGGTCCTGTCGCTGTCGGTGGCGTCCGTGGCCGGCGTCTCCCAGCAGGTACGCGGCGCGGTGATCGACGTGCTGCGGCAGGACTACATCCGCACGCTGCGGGCCCGGGGGCTGCCCATGTCACGGATCGTGTTCCGGCACGTCCTGCGCAACGCCTCGGCGCCCGCCCTCTCCGTCCTCGGCATGCAGTTCGTGGGCCTGCTCGGCGGGGCCGTCCTGGTCGAGCAGATCTTCGGGCTCCCCGGAATCGGCAGCATGACCGTCTCCTACACCGCCCGCGGCGACATCCCCGTGATCATGGCGCTCGTCATGCTCACCGTGGTCGGTGTCGTCCTGATCAATCTCCTGGTCGACGTCATGATCGGCTGGCTCAACCCGAAGGCGAGGGTCGCGTGA
- a CDS encoding ABC transporter substrate-binding protein, whose translation MSRSTRTGAVAACLAASLVLAGCAGSGTADSGSSRLNIATLTFPQSLDPAQAVGSALPFFQASYDTLIKREPDGTFTPMLATAWTYDAGRTALALTLRKDVKFADGTAFDAAAVKANMERFGKGGGADAKWLADLKSVKVVDSAHVTLELKQPNPAMLFYLSDAAGLMANPAAFAKADSLKTSPDGTGPYRLDKASTTIGTKWVYERNPDYWGEPLPYEDLSISFFDNETAIVNGLKTGQVDAALLQTADQQISIESDPRMKTTKQEFDFQGLLLFDRAGQLTPALKDARVRRALNLAIDRKTMLTTIRQSRGQVTDQVFGPDTQGYDKALDTYYAHDPAAAKALLGEAGYAKGFTLKLPRISAIVNDALAASLAADFKAVGVTLVWDDLDGGSAVQKVFTDRAYSGMVMNMGQSSNDWVVVDELVTPGAFNMFGTTDATVRELIPAIQTGEGAQAGAAAHALNEHLVKEGWFVPFYRMTYLHVSDGTVEITPQSGMAVPSLYNYAPAK comes from the coding sequence ATGAGTAGATCCACTCGTACCGGGGCGGTGGCCGCCTGTCTGGCGGCCTCCCTCGTCCTCGCGGGCTGCGCCGGTTCCGGCACCGCGGACTCCGGCTCCTCGCGCCTGAACATCGCGACCCTGACGTTCCCCCAGAGCCTCGATCCCGCGCAGGCGGTCGGCAGCGCCCTGCCGTTCTTCCAGGCCTCGTACGACACACTGATCAAGCGGGAGCCGGACGGCACGTTCACTCCCATGCTCGCCACCGCCTGGACGTACGACGCCGGCCGGACCGCACTCGCCCTCACCCTGCGCAAGGACGTGAAGTTCGCCGACGGCACCGCCTTCGACGCGGCCGCGGTGAAGGCGAACATGGAGCGCTTCGGGAAGGGCGGCGGCGCGGACGCGAAGTGGCTCGCGGACCTGAAGTCGGTGAAGGTGGTCGACTCCGCACACGTGACACTCGAACTGAAACAGCCCAACCCTGCCATGCTGTTCTACCTGAGCGACGCGGCCGGGCTGATGGCGAACCCGGCGGCGTTCGCGAAGGCCGACAGCCTCAAGACGAGCCCCGACGGCACCGGCCCCTACCGGCTGGACAAGGCGAGCACGACCATCGGCACCAAGTGGGTCTACGAGCGCAACCCGGACTACTGGGGTGAGCCGCTGCCGTACGAGGACCTCTCGATCAGCTTCTTCGACAACGAGACGGCGATCGTCAACGGGCTCAAGACCGGGCAGGTCGACGCGGCCCTCCTCCAGACCGCGGACCAGCAGATCAGCATCGAGTCCGACCCCCGGATGAAGACCACGAAGCAGGAGTTCGACTTCCAGGGACTGCTCTTGTTCGACCGCGCCGGACAGCTCACCCCCGCCCTGAAGGACGCGCGGGTCCGCCGGGCACTGAACCTCGCGATCGACCGGAAGACCATGCTCACCACCATCCGCCAGAGCCGCGGCCAGGTCACCGACCAGGTCTTCGGCCCCGACACCCAGGGCTACGACAAGGCACTGGACACGTACTACGCGCACGACCCGGCCGCGGCGAAGGCCCTTCTCGGGGAGGCCGGCTACGCCAAGGGCTTCACGCTGAAGCTCCCGCGCATCAGCGCGATCGTCAACGACGCCCTCGCCGCGTCGCTCGCGGCCGACTTCAAGGCCGTCGGGGTCACGCTGGTCTGGGACGACCTCGACGGCGGTTCGGCCGTCCAGAAGGTGTTCACCGACCGGGCCTACTCCGGCATGGTCATGAACATGGGCCAGTCGTCGAACGACTGGGTGGTGGTCGACGAGCTGGTCACGCCGGGCGCCTTCAACATGTTCGGCACCACCGACGCCACCGTGCGGGAGCTGATCCCGGCCATCCAGACGGGTGAGGGCGCGCAGGCCGGGGCGGCCGCCCACGCACTCAACGAACACCTGGTGAAGGAGGGCTGGTTCGTGCCCTTCTACCGGATGACGTACCTGCACGTCTCGGACGGCACGGTGGAGATCACCCCGCAGTCGGGTATGGCCGTCCCCTCGCTGTACAACTACGCCCCCGCCAAGTGA
- a CDS encoding dipeptide/oligopeptide/nickel ABC transporter permease/ATP-binding protein yields the protein MSENLPAGAPAPLRAPRPGPPAGPAGGTGTTATRRGGVLRRLVRNPLGACSAAVLVLLVLAVALAPLLAPQAPDASSLGDAFAAPDGAHPMGMDSAGRDILSRILYGGRNTLGGALIALGIALVLGVPTGLYAGYYGGRFDSVANWAVNLVMALPAMVVLLASRAILGPDVRVLMVVLGVLASPSFFRLVRGIVANVRGELYVDAAKVSGLSDTRIVARHILVVVRGPVVIQVALVAGIAIGLQAGLEFLGVGSGSAATWGAMLNEAFQNIQRAPLLMLWPGLALGLTNGALVLLAGALRDGLEDRGGPAGPPRPSRRRRTGAVPATAHSPGDPAALLSVRGLTVAYARPDGSDKQVVHGVDLDVQAGEIVGLVGESGSGKTQTAFAVLGILPGGGRVSGGSITIRGREVVGLPERAHRALRGRTVAYVPQEPMSNLDPSFTIGSQLMEPLRHGGLSRREAARRAVDLLRLVEIPEPERTMRRFPHEISGGMAQRVLIAGAMSCDPELLIADEPTTALDVVVQAEILDLLRRLQKERGLGVLLVTHDLGVVADLCDRVAVMDTGRIVESGPAEQVLSSPADPYTTALLDAGLDGASPRAPWQPREARSTTA from the coding sequence GTGAGCGAGAACCTCCCGGCCGGCGCGCCGGCCCCGCTGCGCGCGCCGCGCCCCGGCCCGCCGGCCGGCCCGGCCGGTGGCACGGGCACCACGGCCACCCGGCGTGGCGGTGTCCTGCGGCGGCTCGTGCGCAATCCGCTCGGAGCGTGCTCCGCCGCCGTACTGGTCCTCCTGGTCCTCGCGGTGGCGCTGGCTCCCCTCCTCGCGCCGCAGGCCCCCGACGCCTCGTCACTCGGTGACGCCTTCGCCGCTCCGGACGGGGCCCACCCGATGGGCATGGACTCCGCGGGACGGGACATCCTCTCCCGCATCCTGTACGGCGGGCGCAACACCCTCGGCGGCGCACTGATCGCCCTCGGCATCGCGCTGGTCCTCGGCGTCCCCACGGGCCTGTACGCGGGCTACTACGGGGGCCGGTTCGACTCCGTCGCCAACTGGGCGGTCAATCTCGTCATGGCGCTGCCCGCGATGGTCGTGCTCCTGGCCTCGCGCGCCATCCTCGGCCCCGACGTCCGGGTCCTGATGGTCGTGCTGGGCGTCCTGGCCTCGCCCAGCTTCTTCCGGCTCGTGCGCGGCATCGTCGCCAACGTCCGCGGGGAACTGTACGTCGACGCGGCGAAGGTCTCCGGGCTCTCCGACACCCGCATCGTCGCCCGGCACATCCTCGTCGTGGTCCGCGGGCCCGTCGTCATCCAGGTGGCGCTCGTCGCCGGGATCGCCATCGGCCTCCAGGCGGGCCTGGAGTTCCTCGGCGTCGGCAGCGGGTCGGCGGCGACCTGGGGTGCGATGCTCAACGAAGCCTTCCAGAACATCCAGCGGGCACCACTGCTCATGCTGTGGCCCGGGCTCGCCCTGGGGCTGACCAACGGCGCCCTGGTCCTGCTCGCGGGCGCACTGCGAGACGGCCTCGAAGACCGCGGCGGCCCGGCCGGCCCGCCCCGTCCGTCCCGTCGACGGCGCACCGGGGCGGTCCCGGCCACCGCCCACTCCCCCGGCGACCCGGCCGCACTCCTCTCGGTGCGCGGCCTCACCGTCGCCTACGCCCGGCCGGACGGCTCGGACAAGCAGGTCGTCCACGGGGTGGACCTCGACGTACAGGCCGGGGAGATCGTCGGGCTCGTCGGCGAGTCCGGCTCGGGCAAGACCCAGACAGCCTTCGCCGTACTCGGCATCCTGCCGGGCGGCGGACGGGTCAGCGGCGGCAGCATCACCATCAGGGGCCGGGAAGTGGTCGGCCTGCCCGAACGTGCTCACCGCGCGCTGCGAGGGCGGACCGTGGCCTACGTACCGCAGGAACCCATGAGCAATCTGGATCCCTCCTTCACGATCGGCAGCCAGCTCATGGAGCCCTTGCGCCACGGTGGTCTCTCGCGCCGGGAGGCGGCCCGGCGCGCCGTGGATCTGCTGCGGCTGGTGGAGATCCCGGAACCGGAACGGACGATGCGGCGCTTTCCCCACGAGATCTCGGGCGGCATGGCCCAACGCGTCCTGATCGCCGGGGCGATGTCGTGCGATCCGGAGCTCCTCATCGCCGACGAGCCGACCACCGCACTCGATGTCGTCGTCCAGGCCGAGATCCTGGACCTGTTGCGCCGGCTGCAGAAGGAGCGCGGGCTCGGCGTACTCCTGGTCACCCATGATCTCGGAGTCGTCGCCGACCTCTGCGACCGCGTCGCCGTGATGGACACCGGCCGGATCGTGGAGTCGGGACCCGCCGAGCAGGTCCTGAGCTCTCCCGCGGATCCCTACACCACAGCCCTGCTCGACGCGGGTCTGGACGGGGCTTCGCCCCGGGCCCCGTGGCAGCCCCGAGAGGCGAGGAGCACGACCGCATGA